The following are encoded in a window of Ranitomeya variabilis isolate aRanVar5 chromosome 6, aRanVar5.hap1, whole genome shotgun sequence genomic DNA:
- the LOC143781386 gene encoding uncharacterized protein LOC143781386 isoform X1 translates to MEKVPNPKLDITEKEKDPKEEEEGEEGVEEEDEEEEEGVEEKDEEEEGVEEKEEDGVEEKEEKEGVEEEDEAQDKQAIDRQNRVRRSRFPWSLFCCFRSTCPDILETTEPRRQVESEGV, encoded by the exons ATGGAGAAGGTTCCAAATCCCAAACTTGACATCAC TGAAAAAGAAAAAGATccaaaggaagaggaggagggggaggaaggtGTGGAGGAagaagacgaagaggaggaggaaggtgtGGAGGAAAAGGACGAAGAGGAGGAAGgtgtggaggaaaaggaggaggacggtgtggaggaaaaggaggagaaagaaggtgtggaggaagaggatgaggcaCAGGATAAGCaggcaat CGACAGACAGAACCGAGTGCGACGATCAAG ATTCCCCTGGAGCCTGTTCTGCTGCTTCAGGTCCACCTGCCCCGACATTCTGGAGACTACGGAGCCTAGAAGACAAGTGGAGTCAGAAGGCGTCTGA
- the LOC143781386 gene encoding uncharacterized protein LOC143781386 isoform X2, protein MEKVPNPKLDITEKEKDPKEEEEGEEGVEEEDEEEEEGVEEKDEEEEGVEEKEEDGVEEKEEKEGVEEEDEAQDKQAIFPWSLFCCFRSTCPDILETTEPRRQVESEGV, encoded by the exons ATGGAGAAGGTTCCAAATCCCAAACTTGACATCAC TGAAAAAGAAAAAGATccaaaggaagaggaggagggggaggaaggtGTGGAGGAagaagacgaagaggaggaggaaggtgtGGAGGAAAAGGACGAAGAGGAGGAAGgtgtggaggaaaaggaggaggacggtgtggaggaaaaggaggagaaagaaggtgtggaggaagaggatgaggcaCAGGATAAGCaggcaat ATTCCCCTGGAGCCTGTTCTGCTGCTTCAGGTCCACCTGCCCCGACATTCTGGAGACTACGGAGCCTAGAAGACAAGTGGAGTCAGAAGGCGTCTGA